The Oryza brachyantha chromosome 7, ObraRS2, whole genome shotgun sequence genomic interval GTCTGTCAGACTCAGGCCAGATAAATACTAGTAGCAACAACAGTTCGACGACGGAAATCTCCCCAACTACCCTTCTCTCTCCACctagtcgtcgccgtcgacgtcgccgggagccagccagccagccggcGAGATGGCGATGCTGACCTCGGGCCTGCTGCGGCCGGTGGACGCGGCGCACGCGATCGACGAGGCGGCGCTGCTGCGCTACGCGGCGGACCACGTCGCCGGGTTCCCCTCCGCGGCGCCGGGGCTGACGCTCACGCAGTTCGGCCACGGCCAGTCCAACCCCACCTACTGCATCGAGGCCTCCGCCCCCGGCGGGGCGCCCAGGCGCTACGTGCTGCGGAAGAAGCCGCCCGGCGCCATCCTCCAGTCGGCCCACGCCGTCGAGCGCGAGTTCCAGGTTGGCCTTTCTCCGCTCTGATTTCAGCTACAGTTCTTCGATTAAACTTCAGCTTACTCCAATGGAAGGATGGGTGTCGATCTCATACGGTTGGTTGCTAGGTAAGGGCTTTGTTTGCCGAGTCAAAGTGCGGAAGCACCAATAGAGTGGAATCTGTATTTCCTCGTCAAAAGGCTCCAAAAAGGAAGGATTCATGCATCCACGCAGATTTCTGAACCTCGATTGATGTTAGCGATGCAAATTTCAGTGTTCTACTTGTACACTGACCATCCACGTACTCTTAACTTATCACGTTGACCTTATTTCACTGATTAAAACTCTGTAAATCTAGTTGGTTACTGAAAATTGTACACGTAAGGTGCATGTGCTACTAAgcagtttatttattaagagaaACATGAAACCTCTATCCGTGTAATTTCTAAGGTATTTAGTGCACTTACCAAGCCTACTGATGATGTGATGTTAATTGCTtcttatatgtgttttttctcCTAACTAAATTATGAGCTAACCCCTTTAGTTGTGTTTGAATTGGGAGCAGGTTCTCAAAGCCCTGGGTACTCACACTGATGTTCCTGTCCCCAAGGTGTTCTGTCTTTGCACCGATGCAAGTGTAATTGGAACTCCTTTCTATATAATGGAGTATCTAGAAGGACTAATATATCCTGACATCAAGTTGGCGGTACACTTCTTGCGAGCATTCTTAGTCTAGCCTATTCTCTGACTCTTGGTATATCCATTATTGGGTGATGATTTAGTATGAAATCTTTACAGTTTTACCTGTCAGGTAGGCATTTTTCTAGGTTATGTTGGTTCCATGTACTCcccattctatattataagatgtttttggCCCTAGCTAGATTCATCCTTGcacaataaatatgttttatatatgtgtccagatttattaacattcatatgaatctaggcaggGCTGAACATCTTATAAGGTGAAACAGAGGTACTAAAAATCACTGGGCTTTTATTCTTCTATGTGCATAAGGGAACACATCAAATGAAACCTAGTCTTAGAGTTGACTAAGAAGTTGATACGTTACAGGATCATCGTCTATTCGTCTGGCATTCTttttgaaaaagccaaacaatgtatttgcaaaagaaaaataatttatgaataaaattaaatatatgtgtttttagcgacctaaaaaaaggctgaaaaataaataatgatgaaaaaaccccaaaaccaACTCCAtgtttaagattgaaaattcaaattttagcttataagcataagcaaaagtgaaaagatgagacccTTAGTCATTGGGTAGCATCTAAGAGACCCAGATTAAATGCTAAAACTATAGAAGTCAATGgcacatcattttttaaatcctccctccctccaccaTTTACAGTTGATCTAGCAGCTGATATAAGAAATCTCATCATCCAATGAAGGGCTTATATATGCTCCTTGAAATGTATGCACTGAACTGGTAATGGCTGTCTTCCTGATGATTTAGTAAAACGAATTTCTGTGCCCTTTGTTTATGCAGGGAGTAGCTCCAACTAAAAGGAAGACTATATATCTTGCAGCTGCTGAAACTTTGGCTGCTATGCATAAAGTTGATGTGACTGCAATTGGATTGCAAAAGTATGGGAGAAGAGACAACTATTGCAAAAGACAAGTAAGTGCTAATGCTACcatgtttcataatatttagTATCTACCTAATATCTGATTAAGCTTATGTCTATCTATCTGATTCCGACTGCTATAACAATGGCTCATTATTTGCGCCCCCCCCCCTTCACtgtattagataaattttgctTTTCCTAGTGCCACTTTAGTTAATCTTCTCTCCCCAAGTGtcttttttgtttattgcAATTCAGATCAGGTCATAGCTCCTAGTCCCAGGAAAGAAACCGTATATTCCTAGGCAGCGTATCAGTTggtatttttaatctttaagtGATATATACACGTTTTTCTTGAGAGTTTTGAATATCACTTGTTTATGTGAGTACAGCAGGGGATTGCCTCTTCCCAGCAGCTAGCTGTTACAACCTATCATCTGATCATTTTAAGTTCAAGAGGCGAGTTTTAGTTGTCATGTGGTGATTTGTTGTGGTGATGATTGCTGTGATGATCCATCTGCAACTGAAGATAGTAAATGTACTTTGGTTCAGGTAGAAAGATGGGAGAGACAATATCTTTCTTCCACTGGTGAAGGAAAGCCTACACGTTACCAGAAGATGCTTGATTTAGCTCATTGGTTGAAAGAACATATACCAGAAGAAGATTTATCAGCAGGATTTGGAACAGGTCTTGTTCATGGCGATTACCGTGTTGATAATCTTGTTTTTCATCCAACAGAGGTTCGCATTTTGGCACCACAAGTGCTTTATTCAATCTTCTAATGAATGCACATTGCTTAAGTTCCTCAATAAACACTGTTTCTCTGCAGGATCGAGTTATTGGTGTACTTGATTGGGAACTATCTACTTTGGGTAATCAAATGTGTGATGTTGCATACAGCTCTTTGGTATGAAGCGCTTTGTTAGATCTTTTACAATGTTGTTATGCATCCTTTTATGTTGTGTTTTTGTGTTGTTACTAGACATTGTCTAGCTCTTGAATGTAACATTAAGGAATAATAGGTCTTAACTGAAGTTAGTTTTATACGATATCTATATCAGAAtgaacatattattttttaatcactcTGTATTATTTTGacaacatttatatttaattccaGTGATCTGAACATTTTTTCTGGCCATAATTTTAGCaaccagggaaaaaaaaatatgagcatGCATACCACTATTAGAAATTTAAGCTGGCATACACATTGGTTTTTCAATTGATTTAGGCCGCGTTTGCAGGCAtggctaagttaacttatctctctcgttttccgcgtgcCTGCTTcttgaactactaaacggtgtatttttgcaaaaaaattctataggaaagttgttttacaaaaatcatattaatatattttatatttttttaataattaataattaattaatcatgtactaatctattgctccGTTTTTCGCgctgggtaagttaacttaccctctcTTTTGCCGATCGCGACCTTAGTGTAGTATTTCTTGCATGATGGACTTACAGGAATCAGTTTACAGCATGTCAATACATTTACAAAGCACCTACCTCTGCTAGCAGTAGCACCGATTACATGTAGTTGGAGTTTTGGAGTTGGTATTATCTTAACATGCTTTTATACTTTATTTGCTAGTCCACTATCATCGTCCCTACTTTCTATCCACATCTTGTACCAATAACAGATCGATCATATTTCATAGCAGATAGAATTGCACAACTCAATATGTTTTGCTATGTCTTGGATGATATTGTTAGTCACTTTGATCTTGATGATTATGATTTATCTGTGCAGCCATATATTATTGATGCAACATCTACTGAAAGCCACTCATATGGTGGATTTGAATATACTGGTGTTCCAGATGGCATTCCCTCACTGGAAGAGTACCTTACTGCATACTGCTCTATCGCTGTAAGAACCACATTTCCTACATCTTGATACTGACTCATATACGCTAAGAATCACATGTTATACATCTTGAgctgaatatatatgtgtcaaaTTTATTCATCTTTTAAATTGTTCCTTAGGGGAGACCCTGGCCTGCTACAAATTGGAAGTTCTATATTGCCTTTTCGCTTTTTCGAGGGGCATCTATATATGCAGGAGTTTATCACAGATGGACCATGGTACTTATCTTTAACTCTTGAAATCTAATTCTTCTTATCTGTTCTAATTTATGTGAGCTGGCACACAGGGTAACGCATCAGGTGGTGAGCGTGCTAGATATTGTGGCAAGCTTGCTAATGTTATGGTTGACCGTGCCTGGGATTTCATAAACAGAGAAAATGTCCTGAGAGAACAGCCTGCTAGaggtaattatattttataacctCCACAACCTCATGCCATGTGGGTGTGGCAAGTGGAAGTGCTGcttataatttcttaaaactCTAAGGTCGTTTCTTAATGATGGTATTGGCAAAGACATGAAAAATGTGGTTATATTCCTTTATTCTTTTGAAGTCTAATACGACAAATGCTACTAACTGACCATTCTATTTACCGTTAGGTGTGCATGTCTCAAAAGGTCCATGGCAACAATTCCAAAGAGCACAGGAAGGATCAATTTCAACAAATGATCAAGGAAGATTTGTTCCAAGTGAAAAGGTTATGCAGCTCCAAAAGAAATTGATCAAGTTCATGGAAGATCACATATACCCAATGGAGGGTGAGTTCTACAAACGTGCACAATCGACCTCACGGTGGACAATTCATCCAGAGGAAGAAAAACTAAAAGCCTTAGCAAAGAGCGAGGGACTATGGAACTTGTTTATTCCggtaactttatttttttttaagtttaaaaatttaatgaccTTCATTTTTACCTGATAGAGAGAATTATCACATTATGTGCCTTATGTTAGTACTGTAGACTgcatttatttgaattttcttctAATAATAGTATTGTTTGATCTGCAGCTAGACAGTGCTGCTAGAGCAAGAGAGCTTCTGTTTGAGGATCGGTCTCATGATTCCCCTGGAAGTTCAGAGGATCTTTTGCTAGGTGCAGGTCTCACAAATCTTGAATATGGATATCTGTGTGAAATTATGGGCCGTTCAGTTTGGGCTCCACAAATATTTAACTGTAATCCACCTGATACAGGTAACATGGAGGTAAGATACAACTAACTTGTTCTTTGATaggaaatatttaaaaaaacatcttatattggAAAATCCGTCGGGTATATTTTGAGGAGCAAAACTCTGTATTTCCATCTGTAGGTCTTGTTGAGATATGGAACTAAGGAACAACAGAAGCGATGGCTCGTTCCTTTGTTGGAAGGGAAAATTCGTTCAGGGTTTGCAATGACAGAACCACAAGTTGCATCTTCAGATGCAACAAATATAGAGTGTTCCATTTCCAGgtaaaaaaaaggggaaaaaagaatgtCCATACGCATATTATTGCCATTCGATAATGCTGTTGCTTTATTTACACGTTATTGTCTATTTGAGGGTCAACCAGTCTATATTTCAGTAAACTAATGATACTGCACTGTTGCTGATCACTTATTTTGACTGTTTATGCAAATGGCATCACTTTGTGTATTGTGCTTACTCACATGGTATTTGATTTCAACAGACAAGGAGAATTCTATGTGATAAATGGAACGAAATGGTGGACCAGTGGTGCTATGGACCCAAGGTGCAAAATCCTGATATTAATGGTAACTATAACTCCTATCTATGAAGATGTGTTGCTTGCGGTTCatttatccttttcttttagtgTTCAAAGTTGTTTGTTTCTATACAGGGGAAGACAGATTTTTCTGCACCTAAACATAAACAGCAGTCAATGATTTTAGTTGATGTTGAAACACCTGGAGTGCAGATAAGGAGACCACTGTTAGTATTTGGTTTTGATGATGCACCTCATGGGCATGCCGAAATTACTTTTGAGAATGTGCGTGTTCCAGCCACAAATATCCTCCTTGGGGAAGGCCGTGGTTTTGAGATTGCTCAGGTAAGCCATATGCTGTTTCTTGTACCAACAATGCTACTGTAATATGCGCTCTCCGGATCACATTTCTGATGCTTTGCAGGGAAGACTAGGTCCTGGTAGATTACATCATTGCATGAGATTAATAGGGGCAGCAGAACGTGGCATGAATATGATGGTCGCGAGGGCCTTAAATAGGACCACTTTTGGGAAAAAGATTGCGCAACATGGTTCGTTTTTAGCAGATCTAGCAAAGGTATGGCCTGTTTGGCTGCTTAAGCATGGTCATTTCTGAAGCTCTGAATTTATAAATGGATCAGTCTATTTAACAAAACATTATTCTTTTAGCCGCAGCATGAGTAAGGCATCATCTTTTCTATTACTCAGTTCATGAATGCTGCAGaatcttaaaattttagtaccttctCTTACGTTTATTTGCATTCCTTAACATCCAAATGGAATCCAATGCCCGATAGAACCAGAGGAATGCTGCAGtcctaaattttagtaccttccTGTCGTGTTATGCTATTTGCATTCCTTGACATCCATGTTGGAATCCAGTGCCGGATAGAACTGGAGCAGGCTAGACTACTGGTGCTTGAAGCAGCCGATCAACTTGACCGGCATGGGAACAAGAAAGCCCGTGGGATCCTCGCAATGGCCAAGGTAAGTTAACGGTCAGCATTCAGCACcttctttttaatcttttttgcAACAAAAGATAAGTGACATATGGCCTTCCTGTAGGTGGCAGCTCCAAATATGGCCCTAAAAGTGCTTGACATGGCAATGCAAGTTCATGGTGGTGCTGGTCTCTCATCAGACACAGTTCTCTCGCATCTATGGGCAACTGCTAGGACACTGCGGATCGCTGACGGCCCTGATGAAGTTCATCTTGGGACAATCGCTAAGCTAGAGCTGCAAAGAGCAAGGATGTAGTTTCGTCATCAGGATGACTTTCACCCAAGGTTtcatgaataaataaataaaaataaaaggggAGAAGGAAATCGGTGGGGAACATGTCCCTTTTCCCCCTTTTTATTGAACGAACTTGGAAACGACATACGATAGTTGTATAGAATGGCTAATACGTTGTGTGAAATTCGTAGGGGTTGTGCTGCAAGTACTTCAACTGTTAGCTATTGCACTTTCATCTGTccataagagcaaggctaataatatagctaacaatttggctataagacttcttataGTCTTCTTATAGtccatttatataatagttagctattcATTTTTAATGCAGGATCTATATGTCTCTCTCACATGGTGTGTCTTGGTTTTTGTGtctgagctggctataagcttatagctagtttattctctctctactcccttctctcttccataTCAACATttagctggtttatagcctgctattatacttgctctaattcaGCCCCAGCAACTGTGCCTTGTTGTACATCAGAGATGAGTAAGATCTCAGAAGCA includes:
- the LOC102709857 gene encoding probable acyl-CoA dehydrogenase IBR3, with amino-acid sequence MAMLTSGLLRPVDAAHAIDEAALLRYAADHVAGFPSAAPGLTLTQFGHGQSNPTYCIEASAPGGAPRRYVLRKKPPGAILQSAHAVEREFQVLKALGTHTDVPVPKVFCLCTDASVIGTPFYIMEYLEGLIYPDIKLAGVAPTKRKTIYLAAAETLAAMHKVDVTAIGLQKYGRRDNYCKRQVERWERQYLSSTGEGKPTRYQKMLDLAHWLKEHIPEEDLSAGFGTGLVHGDYRVDNLVFHPTEDRVIGVLDWELSTLGNQMCDVAYSSLPYIIDATSTESHSYGGFEYTGVPDGIPSLEEYLTAYCSIAGRPWPATNWKFYIAFSLFRGASIYAGVYHRWTMGNASGGERARYCGKLANVMVDRAWDFINRENVLREQPARGVHVSKGPWQQFQRAQEGSISTNDQGRFVPSEKVMQLQKKLIKFMEDHIYPMEGEFYKRAQSTSRWTIHPEEEKLKALAKSEGLWNLFIPLDSAARARELLFEDRSHDSPGSSEDLLLGAGLTNLEYGYLCEIMGRSVWAPQIFNCNPPDTGNMEVLLRYGTKEQQKRWLVPLLEGKIRSGFAMTEPQVASSDATNIECSISRQGEFYVINGTKWWTSGAMDPRCKILILMGKTDFSAPKHKQQSMILVDVETPGVQIRRPLLVFGFDDAPHGHAEITFENVRVPATNILLGEGRGFEIAQGRLGPGRLHHCMRLIGAAERGMNMMVARALNRTTFGKKIAQHGSFLADLAKCRIELEQARLLVLEAADQLDRHGNKKARGILAMAKVAAPNMALKVLDMAMQVHGGAGLSSDTVLSHLWATARTLRIADGPDEVHLGTIAKLELQRARM